TCCGTTCCGCAATTGAAAACTAGAATCGATAGGAAAATAATCATGGATGCCCTTGCAAATGATTTGAGTTTCATAATAATCTCCGCAACTAGTGTTTTCCCGGATTGAGAGGGGAGTTCCTTCTTTCATACACAATGTAAGCTTCCAAAGCGATCATTTTCGGATCATCGTATGCAAGCGGTTTGCCTTGCAGAGGATTTTGAATGCACCAATTGATCATCTCTCTCAGTGTGGATACTTTTCCTATTTGTTTTTGAAACTTAGGATATGTTTCCGGATGAGTGTTTGTTGCATTCGGATGGCACATGGCGCATTGAACCGTATTGCCTCCTAACTCAGGACCGTGAAACAAAGCTTCTCCTCTGGAAACGGTTTCCATAAAAGCGGTATTCCATTTCGCTTCGTTCGATTTGTCCCAATCATCACCAAACAATAGACCGACAAATGCCAGTGCGGTTACCAAGTTGGAAATTAGCAACCAGATTCCCTTTCGTTTAAAAATGGATTTCCAAAGTTCTTTCATATAAAACTCCTAATCAATGTTCGTTGTTCCGTATCTCTTCCCGCACTAGTAATGGGTTTGAGGGAGAATTCTGGATTCAGGTAATTGGTATTCCGAATCGATCGGATGCCCTGCCTTATCATCGTATTTCACAACACGATCTTTGTTTTCCCAAAGTTTATAATGCATCTCTTCCCGTCCGTTTTCCATATTCACAAAAGCCCAACCTGTACCG
The nucleotide sequence above comes from Leptospira kobayashii. Encoded proteins:
- a CDS encoding c-type cytochrome; amino-acid sequence: MKELWKSIFKRKGIWLLISNLVTALAFVGLLFGDDWDKSNEAKWNTAFMETVSRGEALFHGPELGGNTVQCAMCHPNATNTHPETYPKFQKQIGKVSTLREMINWCIQNPLQGKPLAYDDPKMIALEAYIVYERRNSPLNPGKH